The following are encoded together in the Geobacter sulfurreducens PCA genome:
- the tsf gene encoding translation elongation factor Ts → MSITAAQVNELRKITGAGLMDCKKALTETNGDLEQAVDYLRKKGLAAASKKAGRAATEGAVGSYIHAGGKIGVLVEVNCETDFVARNDNFQAFVKDIAMHIAAASPQYVRREEVPAELLEREKEIYRAKARETGKPENIIEKIIEGQINKFYAEICLMEQNFVKDPDKTVQQFLNETISSIGENMSVRRFARFVLGEGLEKKESDFAAEVAAAAGL, encoded by the coding sequence GTGAGCATTACAGCTGCACAGGTCAACGAACTGCGTAAAATCACCGGTGCCGGCCTCATGGACTGCAAGAAGGCCCTCACCGAAACCAACGGCGATCTTGAGCAGGCGGTCGATTACCTCAGGAAAAAGGGTCTTGCTGCCGCTTCCAAAAAGGCGGGCCGGGCAGCCACCGAAGGTGCTGTTGGCTCTTATATTCACGCCGGCGGCAAGATCGGTGTTCTTGTCGAAGTGAACTGCGAGACCGATTTCGTGGCGCGCAACGATAATTTCCAAGCATTCGTGAAGGATATCGCTATGCATATCGCCGCCGCTTCTCCTCAATATGTGCGTCGCGAGGAAGTGCCCGCGGAGCTGCTTGAGCGCGAGAAGGAAATCTACCGCGCCAAGGCCCGTGAGACGGGCAAGCCGGAAAACATCATCGAGAAGATCATCGAGGGGCAGATCAACAAGTTCTACGCTGAGATATGCCTCATGGAGCAGAATTTCGTCAAGGACCCGGACAAGACCGTTCAGCAGTTCCTGAACGAGACTATTTCGTCCATCGGCGAAAACATGTCGGTTAGACGCTTCGCACGCTTCGTTCTGGGCGAAGGGCTTGAAAAGAAAGAATCGGACTTTGCCGCGGAGGTTGCCGCCGCAGCGGGTCTGTAG
- a CDS encoding phosphatidate cytidylyltransferase encodes MKRVITGAIALPLLILFVLKASYVLFASFVVVLTFLGLSEYYRMALPDRRAEGVAASLAGALIPAFLAAQDRIIEMVPFRTSATLFAFVLTIVFLAFALRVLFSFRDVRSAAVETALFATGFLYVPLLLTHLAWLRALPDGVGWIFLVLVIVMSGDTAAYYVGSNLGRRKLYPSVSPNKSVEGAIGGLLGSLAGTFVARLTFFPGLTVLDCIATALLLGVLGQVGDLFESLLKRSFGVKDSGTIVPGHGGILDRLDSILFAVPAAYYYALFVFMNR; translated from the coding sequence ATTAAGCGCGTCATTACTGGAGCAATTGCCCTCCCTCTGCTGATTCTGTTCGTCCTCAAGGCGAGCTATGTTCTTTTTGCATCGTTCGTCGTTGTTCTCACGTTTCTTGGGCTCAGCGAATACTATCGTATGGCGCTTCCGGACCGCAGGGCGGAAGGAGTAGCTGCTTCCCTGGCCGGGGCACTTATACCCGCGTTCCTGGCTGCTCAGGATCGTATCATCGAAATGGTTCCTTTCCGCACGTCGGCAACCCTGTTCGCTTTTGTCCTGACGATTGTCTTCCTCGCATTCGCTCTCAGGGTTCTGTTCAGCTTTCGCGATGTCCGGTCGGCCGCAGTCGAAACGGCTCTGTTCGCGACGGGGTTTCTCTACGTGCCGCTGCTCCTGACCCACCTTGCATGGCTGCGCGCTCTTCCGGACGGGGTCGGCTGGATCTTCCTCGTTCTCGTTATCGTCATGTCCGGAGATACGGCAGCGTACTATGTGGGAAGTAATCTGGGCCGCCGCAAGCTTTATCCGTCAGTTAGTCCCAACAAGAGCGTTGAGGGGGCGATCGGCGGATTACTCGGCAGCCTTGCCGGAACCTTTGTGGCGCGTCTTACCTTTTTCCCCGGACTGACCGTCCTTGACTGCATTGCCACGGCGCTCCTGTTGGGAGTTCTCGGTCAGGTCGGCGACCTCTTCGAGTCGTTGCTCAAGCGCAGTTTCGGCGTCAAGGATTCGGGAACGATCGTGCCCGGACACGGCGGCATTCTCGACCGATTGGACAGTATTCTGTTTGCTGTGCCGGCTGCCTACTACTACGCTCTTTTCGTGTTCATGAACCGATAG
- the rpsB gene encoding 30S ribosomal protein S2, translated as MSNITMKELLEAGVHFGHQTKRWNPKMKPYIFGARNGIYIIDLQKTVRLFKNAYNFVRENAQAGETMLFVGTKKQAQDAIGEEAVRCGMYFVNQRWLGGMLTNFVTVKQSIDRLKRLDAMFADGSIEAYTKKEALQLEKEREKLEKILGGIKGMGKLPGALFVIDPKNETIAISEAKKLGIPVVAVVDTNCDPDPIDYVIPGNDDAIRAIRLLTSKMADAVIEGSQARDAVLQTGDEEAMEAAAEESGAEA; from the coding sequence ATGTCGAACATCACCATGAAGGAGCTTCTGGAGGCCGGTGTTCATTTCGGCCACCAGACCAAGAGATGGAACCCGAAGATGAAGCCATATATCTTCGGGGCGCGTAACGGTATTTACATTATCGACCTCCAGAAGACCGTACGCCTCTTCAAGAATGCGTATAATTTCGTTCGTGAGAACGCCCAGGCTGGCGAAACGATGCTCTTCGTGGGCACCAAGAAGCAAGCCCAGGATGCCATCGGCGAAGAAGCAGTCCGTTGTGGCATGTATTTCGTCAACCAGCGCTGGCTTGGCGGCATGCTCACCAACTTCGTCACCGTCAAGCAGAGCATCGACCGCCTCAAGCGGCTGGATGCCATGTTCGCCGACGGCTCCATTGAAGCGTACACCAAGAAGGAAGCTCTGCAGCTTGAAAAAGAGCGGGAGAAGCTGGAAAAGATTCTCGGCGGCATCAAAGGGATGGGCAAGCTTCCCGGCGCGCTCTTCGTGATCGACCCCAAGAATGAGACTATCGCCATCAGCGAGGCCAAGAAGCTGGGTATTCCCGTTGTGGCCGTGGTTGACACCAACTGTGACCCCGATCCCATCGACTATGTAATTCCTGGCAATGACGACGCCATCCGCGCCATTCGCCTGCTCACTTCCAAGATGGCTGACGCGGTCATCGAGGGCTCCCAGGCACGTGACGCCGTTCTTCAGACCGGCGACGAGGAGGCTATGGAAGCCGCTGCGGAAGAGAGTGGCGCCGAGGCCTGA
- a CDS encoding isoprenyl transferase: protein MHGLIPDKLPRHLAIIMDGNGRWAQERMLTRIIGHQKGVETVRIIVEECSRLGIGYLTLFAFSAENWLRPKTEVKALMALLKKYIASEAARMDANNIRFNVIGNRDELPPDVNKAVQGAIDRTSGNTGMILTLALSYGARQEIMTAATRIASDIASGVLKADDLSETAFASYLFTSGLPDPDFLIRTSGEMRISNFLLWQLAYTEFYFSSVNWPEFTPEELYRALSDYQARERRFGRTSAQINTRS, encoded by the coding sequence ATGCACGGCCTCATACCCGATAAACTCCCCAGGCACTTGGCCATTATCATGGACGGTAACGGCCGCTGGGCTCAGGAACGGATGCTCACGCGGATCATCGGCCACCAGAAAGGGGTGGAAACGGTCAGGATCATCGTCGAGGAGTGTTCCCGGCTCGGTATCGGATATCTGACGCTATTCGCTTTTTCAGCTGAGAACTGGCTTCGGCCAAAAACCGAGGTCAAGGCGCTGATGGCCCTGCTGAAGAAGTACATTGCATCTGAGGCTGCGCGGATGGATGCGAACAATATCCGGTTTAATGTCATCGGCAACCGTGATGAACTGCCGCCGGATGTGAATAAAGCCGTTCAGGGAGCAATCGACCGGACCAGCGGCAATACCGGTATGATCCTTACTCTGGCACTTTCCTACGGCGCGCGCCAGGAGATCATGACGGCGGCTACGCGGATAGCCTCCGATATTGCTTCCGGCGTGCTCAAGGCCGATGATCTCAGTGAGACTGCCTTTGCCTCGTATCTGTTCACCAGCGGGCTCCCTGATCCCGATTTTCTCATCCGCACGAGCGGAGAGATGAGGATCAGCAATTTTCTTCTTTGGCAGCTGGCCTATACGGAGTTCTACTTCTCCTCGGTCAACTGGCCAGAATTCACGCCGGAGGAACTGTACCGGGCATTGAGCGATTACCAGGCCCGCGAGCGGCGTTTCGGTCGCACAAGCGCCCAGATCAACACGAGGAGCTAG
- a CDS encoding 1-deoxy-D-xylulose-5-phosphate reductoisomerase, whose amino-acid sequence MKNITILGSTGSIGVSTLEVVSAHPDRFRVVALTAGNNLEMLRQQIETFRPQMVSVLSEKLAVELDRSLPGYKPEIHYGVEGLIAAATAGDAHMVVAAIVGAAGLVPTAAAIRAGKDVALANKETLVTAGRLIMDLVRDKNVRLYPVDSEHSAVFQSMEGQSRKDVLRIILTASGGPFLNLPLDQLSRVSIDDALNHPNWSMGRKITIDSATMMNKGLEVIEARWLFDTPAERIDVNIHPQSIIHSMVEYVDGSVMAQLGVPDMKAPIAYALTYPERVPTGVNPLDLTALSGLTFFKPDYRRFPALKLAYDALAAGESMPAVMNAANEVAVEAFLSGVIGFIDIAATIARIMDAHEAHTLSTIEEALITDRWAREKARELVGLVRR is encoded by the coding sequence ATGAAAAACATCACCATACTCGGATCAACAGGCTCCATTGGGGTCAGCACGCTGGAAGTTGTCTCCGCCCACCCCGACCGCTTCCGTGTCGTTGCTCTCACTGCCGGCAACAACCTTGAGATGCTGAGACAGCAGATCGAGACGTTCCGTCCGCAAATGGTCAGCGTTCTGAGCGAAAAACTGGCCGTTGAACTGGACCGGAGTCTGCCGGGGTACAAGCCGGAGATCCATTATGGCGTTGAAGGGCTTATCGCCGCAGCCACGGCGGGGGATGCCCATATGGTTGTTGCTGCAATAGTCGGTGCCGCCGGGCTGGTTCCGACCGCTGCGGCTATACGGGCTGGCAAAGATGTGGCTCTTGCCAACAAGGAAACCCTGGTCACTGCCGGCAGGCTCATCATGGATCTTGTGCGGGACAAGAATGTCAGACTCTATCCCGTTGACAGTGAACACAGCGCCGTGTTCCAGTCCATGGAAGGACAGAGCCGCAAGGATGTATTGCGGATCATCCTGACCGCTTCGGGCGGGCCCTTCCTGAATCTGCCGCTTGATCAGCTGTCCCGGGTTTCGATCGACGACGCCCTGAACCACCCCAACTGGTCCATGGGGCGCAAGATAACCATCGATTCGGCCACCATGATGAACAAGGGGCTGGAGGTGATCGAGGCTCGCTGGCTTTTCGATACGCCGGCGGAGCGGATCGACGTGAACATTCATCCCCAGAGCATCATCCATTCCATGGTCGAGTATGTGGACGGCAGTGTCATGGCTCAGTTGGGTGTTCCCGACATGAAGGCTCCCATCGCCTATGCGCTGACCTATCCCGAGCGGGTCCCCACCGGGGTGAATCCCCTTGACCTCACCGCTCTGTCCGGGCTCACCTTTTTCAAGCCGGACTATCGCCGCTTTCCCGCCCTGAAGCTTGCCTACGACGCTTTGGCGGCAGGGGAAAGCATGCCCGCGGTCATGAACGCTGCCAATGAGGTGGCGGTAGAGGCTTTTCTGTCCGGGGTGATCGGATTCATCGACATTGCCGCCACTATCGCACGAATCATGGACGCCCATGAGGCACACACCCTTTCCACCATCGAGGAGGCGCTCATCACCGATCGTTGGGCGCGTGAGAAGGCGCGTGAGCTCG
- the pyrH gene encoding UMP kinase has product MGTPYYGRVLLKLSGEALAGDQGYGIDPRTITAIAAEIKEVVATGSQLALVIGGGNIFRGLAASSKGMDRASADYMGMLATMINSLAMQDALEKVGVDTRVQSAIAMQEVAEPYIRRRAIRHLEKGRIVIFGAGTGNPYFTTDTAASLRAMEIGADVILKGTKVDGVYSADPKKDPTAIKYPRLTYLEVLKKGLQVMDATATSLCMDNNLPIIVFDITTYGNIKKVVCGEEIGTIVKGE; this is encoded by the coding sequence ATGGGTACACCCTACTACGGACGAGTGCTGCTTAAGCTTTCCGGTGAAGCCCTGGCCGGCGATCAGGGATACGGTATCGATCCCCGAACCATTACCGCCATTGCTGCCGAGATTAAGGAAGTTGTGGCCACCGGCTCTCAACTGGCCTTGGTGATCGGCGGCGGTAACATCTTCCGCGGTCTTGCCGCATCTTCCAAGGGAATGGACCGCGCTAGCGCCGACTACATGGGCATGCTTGCGACTATGATCAACTCTCTGGCGATGCAGGATGCTCTAGAGAAGGTCGGTGTCGACACGCGAGTCCAGTCGGCCATCGCCATGCAGGAAGTGGCGGAGCCCTACATCAGGAGGCGGGCCATCCGCCATCTGGAGAAGGGGCGAATCGTTATTTTCGGCGCCGGGACCGGTAATCCCTACTTTACGACCGACACGGCTGCAAGTCTGAGGGCCATGGAAATCGGGGCAGACGTCATTCTCAAGGGGACCAAGGTCGACGGCGTCTATTCGGCCGACCCCAAGAAAGATCCGACTGCAATAAAGTACCCCCGGCTTACCTACCTCGAGGTGCTCAAGAAGGGGCTTCAGGTGATGGACGCCACGGCAACATCGCTCTGCATGGACAATAATCTTCCCATCATCGTGTTTGATATCACCACCTACGGCAATATCAAGAAAGTGGTGTGCGGCGAAGAGATCGGCACCATTGTGAAAGGAGAATGA
- the lptF gene encoding LPS export ABC transporter permease LptF, producing the protein MSRLLFRYICTETAVPFALGLTVFTFVLLMGRLLKLAEMVFARGVPFLDVTRLILYMLPSFFLVAIPMAFLLAVLLAMGRLSADSEVTAMKASGMSIGTIAVPVIAFGVITYAATTFVSVYALPWGNTAFKKFLHGVIETRAAMSITEKVFNDEFPGLVIYVDGFDPKSGRISGILIHDERNPDEPSTIFAASGQLATNPEERIVRLRLNNGGIHRGIGTGGYRLVEFTSYDLSIALQREQQKARLNEEDMTLGELLARMKSPGEQPKLVREMHFELHKRFALPFACVVFAVIAVPLGIQNQRSGRAGGFAAGIILLMLYYILMSAGKTVNEKGIAPAFVAVWIPNVLFLGLGIFLLKRAALDRAIPLAEYVTTALAWVRHRFERRKT; encoded by the coding sequence ATGTCCCGACTCCTGTTTCGCTATATCTGCACTGAAACCGCGGTCCCCTTTGCACTCGGGCTAACGGTATTCACCTTTGTTCTGCTGATGGGACGCCTCCTGAAGCTCGCCGAGATGGTTTTCGCCCGCGGAGTCCCGTTCCTCGACGTTACCCGCCTTATCCTCTACATGCTTCCTTCATTTTTCCTGGTGGCGATTCCCATGGCATTTCTCCTTGCGGTGCTCCTGGCCATGGGCCGGCTCTCTGCCGACAGCGAGGTGACCGCCATGAAGGCCAGCGGCATGAGCATAGGAACCATCGCCGTGCCGGTGATCGCCTTCGGGGTCATCACATACGCCGCCACTACGTTTGTCTCGGTCTACGCGCTTCCCTGGGGCAACACCGCGTTCAAGAAGTTCCTCCACGGTGTCATAGAGACGCGCGCCGCCATGAGTATCACGGAAAAGGTCTTTAACGACGAATTTCCCGGCCTCGTGATCTACGTGGACGGCTTTGACCCCAAATCCGGACGGATCAGCGGCATCCTGATCCATGATGAGCGCAACCCCGACGAGCCGTCGACCATCTTCGCCGCTTCCGGCCAGCTGGCTACCAACCCCGAAGAACGTATCGTTCGCCTGCGGCTGAATAACGGCGGGATTCATCGGGGCATAGGAACCGGCGGCTACCGTCTCGTGGAATTCACCAGCTATGATCTGAGCATTGCCCTGCAGCGGGAGCAGCAAAAGGCTCGCCTCAACGAGGAAGATATGACCCTGGGCGAGCTCCTTGCCCGCATGAAATCCCCCGGCGAACAACCCAAGCTGGTCCGCGAGATGCACTTCGAGCTTCACAAACGTTTTGCCCTCCCTTTCGCCTGCGTAGTGTTTGCGGTCATTGCTGTTCCTCTGGGTATCCAAAACCAGAGATCGGGGCGGGCAGGAGGTTTTGCCGCCGGCATCATCCTGCTCATGCTCTACTACATTCTCATGTCCGCCGGCAAAACCGTCAACGAGAAGGGAATCGCTCCGGCATTCGTTGCCGTTTGGATCCCCAATGTACTGTTCCTCGGCCTCGGGATATTCCTCCTGAAACGAGCGGCACTCGACCGGGCGATCCCCCTGGCAGAGTATGTGACAACGGCCCTGGCATGGGTGCGGCACAGATTTGAGCGGAGGAAGACGTGA
- the frr gene encoding ribosome recycling factor: MTKDVINDMKSHMEKSVESLRREYQKVRTGRANTGLLDEIRVDFYGNPSPLNQVATLAVPEPRTITIQPWETKMIPVIEKAILNANLGFTPSNDGKLIRISLPPLTEERRKEIVKSLKKTAEDAKIAIRNIRRDAIDGLKKLEKDKKISEDDLKRAEKEVQDVTNVYVAKVDEVLAHKEKEVMEV, encoded by the coding sequence ATGACGAAAGACGTCATCAACGATATGAAGTCTCACATGGAAAAATCGGTCGAATCGTTGCGTCGCGAGTACCAAAAAGTTCGCACCGGTCGGGCAAACACCGGTCTTCTTGACGAGATCAGGGTGGATTTCTACGGTAACCCGTCTCCGCTCAACCAGGTAGCTACTCTTGCCGTACCCGAGCCGCGGACCATCACCATTCAGCCGTGGGAGACAAAGATGATCCCGGTCATCGAGAAGGCGATCCTGAACGCCAACCTCGGCTTCACCCCGTCCAATGACGGTAAGCTCATCCGGATCAGCCTTCCCCCCCTCACCGAGGAACGTCGTAAAGAAATCGTGAAGTCGCTTAAAAAGACGGCTGAGGATGCCAAGATAGCCATTCGGAACATCCGTCGAGACGCCATTGATGGTCTCAAGAAGCTGGAGAAGGACAAAAAGATATCCGAAGACGACCTCAAGCGCGCCGAGAAGGAAGTCCAGGATGTGACGAACGTCTATGTCGCCAAAGTTGATGAGGTCCTGGCACACAAGGAAAAGGAAGTCATGGAGGTGTGA